In a single window of the Dreissena polymorpha isolate Duluth1 chromosome 3, UMN_Dpol_1.0, whole genome shotgun sequence genome:
- the LOC127873068 gene encoding uncharacterized protein LOC127873068, which translates to MAEGGVNLAVSKTESAPEDSLYSRHSKNYVESVSVEICTIMTRLGYGEEIRRWRVEKYRELDRLQDLPITAGSKAEGLTCRFESDYDILYPLRNVLSVETGINLHTIPGHIDVFRMDTRVYPGHCRLLQERPAHERLVIIENSLSDNGYGDVLLSSSLFVDFLAGLFDLGTSALELLSPRLVRHERAGPSIPSTVDGIPMDMVFSIRCHCPSILNRWATRPRHWPSPVVVKKVVSLGAYVTPVGCKGSENKNSEWRMCFNTGETELVNNLSDTQVKVYVLLKMILKHVLMPCKKEITSYVMKNIVLWQAESNPQNRFNARSLFHWLHDGLRELRSAIANKNLSYFMIPERNLMEGSGLDDKQQSKWVADITDMMVEGPKVLLRLPKIRQAVVASPEPMLWFMTIRMEVEMLWVMYMIRCEKCKDENGVVDYSNARLQQILFRLSEILTEVIFPMFVEGCPLDKLNLWDMLRAILG; encoded by the coding sequence AATTATGTCGAAAGTGTGTCCGTGGAGATCTGTACTATAATGACCCGCTTGGGTTACGGCGAGGAGATAAGACGTTGGCGGGTTGAGAAATATAGGGAGTTGGATAGGCTGCAGGATTTACCAATCACCGCTGGAAGCAAGGCAGAGGGGCTGACCTGCCGGTTCGAAAGTGACTATGATATTTTATACCCGCTGAGAAATGTCCTCAGTGTTGAAACTGGTATCAATCTTCACACCATACCAGGACACATAGATGTATTTAGGATGGATACACGTGTATACCCAGGACACTGCAGACTGTTACAAGAGAGACCAGCGCATGAACGTTTGGTAATAATTGAAAATTCTCTGTCTGATAATGGATATGGAGACGTTCTTTTAAGTAGCAGTTTATTTGTAGATTTTTTGGCGGGACTATTCGACCTAGGCacaagcgctcttgagttattaTCACCTAGATTAGTGCGACATGAACGCGCGGGACCTTCAATACCGAGTACAGTTGATGGAATTCCTATGGATATGGTATTTTCAATACGCTGCCACTGCCCCAGCATCCTAAACAGATGGGCTACCCGACCCCGTCATTGGCCGTCACCAGTCGTAGTTAAGAAAGTCGTATCATTGGGAGCTTATGTAACCCCGGTAGGATGTAAGGGAAGTGAGAACAAGAACTCAGAATGGAGGATGTGCTTTAACACCGGTGAGACAGAACTAGTGAACAATCTTAGTGACACACAAGTGAAAGTGTATGTTTTGCTTAAAATGATCCTCAAACATGTCCTTATGCCTTGTAAGAAAGAAATAACATCTTATGTGATGAAAAATATTGTATTGTGGCAAGCTGAGAGTAACCCACAGAACCGGTTTAATGCACGGAGTTTGTTTCACTGGCTGCATGACGGACTGAGGGAACTTAGATCTGCTATTGCCAATAAAAACCTATCATATTTCATGATTCCGGAGAGAAATTTAATGGAAGGCAGTGGTTTGGATGACAAACAGCAAAGTAAATGGGTAGCAGATATCACGGACATGATGGTGGAAGGACCGAAGGTGTTACTGAGATTGCCGAAGATACGACAGGCCGTTGTCGCGTCCCCAGAGCCAATGTTGTGGTTCATGACGATAAGAATGGAGGTAGAGATGCTGTGGGTGATGTATATGATAAGATGTGAGAAATGTAAGGATGAGAACGGAGTAGTGGATTATTCTAATGCTCGACTGCAGCAGATATTGTTTCGCTTATCAGAGATACTGACGGAGGTGATATTCCCAATGTTCGTAGAAGGTTGTCCTCTTGATAAACTGAATCTATGGGATATGTTGCGTGCAATTTTAGGGTAA